DNA from Catenulispora sp. MAP5-51:
ATCTTCGCGTTGCGCTGCACGAAGGCGTTCGCGCGCTCGATCCGCACCGCGCGGAACTCCTCGTCGACCTGCGACACCTGCTCGAACAGCCCCATCAGCTTGGCGTTCTTCTTGTACGAGCGCAGGTACTCGCGGTTGGCCAGGTCGATCAGCTCGCGCGGGTCGGTGACCCCGGTCCGGGCGCGCAGGTGCGGGTGCACCATCTCCTCGGCCACCTGCTCGGCGACCGCGCGGAAGATCTCCTCTTTGCCCTCGAAGTAGGTGTAGAGCGAGCCGGACGCGACCCCCGCCTCCGCGGAGATGTCCGCCAGCCGGGCGTCCAGGTACCCGTCGCGCTCGAAGACCACGCGCGCCGCGGTGACCAGCGCGGTGCGGGTGCGGATGCCCCGCGCGCTGCGGGGTGTGACGCGAACCTCAGTCTTTCCCATGGCGAAACGCCGTCTCCCTACTTGAACTTGACGCCGACCTCAACTATACCGGAACCATGTTCCCAGTCTCCGACCGCGCCAAGCGCTACCAGGACGACCTCCTCGCCTTCATGGACGAGCAGGTCTATCCCGCCGAAGAGGTCTACGAGGAGCAGATGCGCGCCTCCGGGGACCCGCACCACCAGCCCGCGGTCATCGAGGAGCTGAAGACCGAGGCCAAGAAGCGCGGGCTGTGGAATCTGTTCCACCCGCATCCTGAATGGGGCCCGGGGCTGACCAACTTCGAGTACGCGCCGCTGGCCGAGATCATGGGCCGCAGCCATCTCGCGCCGGAGGCCACCAACTGCGCCGCGCCGGACACCGGCAACATGGAGGTGTTCACCCTCTTCGGATCCGAGGCGCACAAGGAGAAGTGGCT
Protein-coding regions in this window:
- a CDS encoding TetR/AcrR family transcriptional regulator, coding for MGKTEVRVTPRSARGIRTRTALVTAARVVFERDGYLDARLADISAEAGVASGSLYTYFEGKEEIFRAVAEQVAEEMVHPHLRARTGVTDPRELIDLANREYLRSYKKNAKLMGLFEQVSQVDEEFRAVRIERANAFVQRNAKMIRTLQEAGAADTELDPLLTAHALSGMVSRMAFVAYVQKVPMPFERLVETLNRIWVRALGLESASGLEPGGGSA